TTTTGCATGGATTGTAAATACTTGCTGGTTGACATTTTACCGGCAGATATGTTATCTGCGCATCAAAATAGGGAACGGAAGGATTAGTCGTCCGCTTCCCTTCAGATTATGGGAGCAATTGTGAATTTAGCATGCTTCCACCCGCAAATCTACCCGCTCACGCCCGGGTTTCCTACGCGGATATAATGGAATCATGAGCGTATATTAGCATACTATTGGAATCGGTTGCAATAATAAGTGCAATACAAATCCAGATTTTTGATACAAGCCACTGGTTTTCCATTTATATTAGCATGCAGTAACCGACGGAATATGAAGCCAGTATTCACCAAGATCCAGGAAGAAGCGCAAATGGGTGTGTTTGCCATGCGCGAGATCGATCTTCCTTATTTTTCCACGGAGTTCCATTTCCATAAGGAATGCCAGCTGGTGTATGTAGTAGAAAGTGAAGGCCGGCGCATCATCGGCGACAGCGTTGAAAATTTCAACAGTGATGAACTGATTTTGCTGGGGCCGGATATTCCGCACGTCTGGCATAACGACAATCAATATTTCGACCGCAACAGTTACAGGCACGCCAAATCCGTGGCGCTTTTCATCCAGCCGGAAAAACTGGTGTCCGCGTTGTCGCAATTCGGATTGGGCAGGCAAGCGGAAAACCTGCTGAAGAAATCGGCGCGGGGGATGAAGTTTTCGGGGCAGGCGAAGAAATCGCTGAAAGAATTACTGATGCAGATGACCGGGCAAACGCCGTTCGCGCAGCTCATTTCCTTCATGCGCGTACTCGAAATCCTTACCCGCACGCGGGAATACGAGCTGCTCGCCAGCGAAGGATATGTGAATACCTACCAGATGAAGGATAACGACCGCATCGACAGGGTGTTTAAACATGTATTCGAAAATTTCAAAACGGATATGCAGCTCGACGACGTGGCCCGCATGGTGAATATGAACAAGCAGGCGTTCTGCCGGTATTTCAAGGGGCGGACACAGAAAACGTTCGTGCAGTTCGTCAACGAAGTGCGGATCGGCCACGCCTGCAAGCTCCTGGCCGAAGGTGACCTCGCGATATCCGGGCTGGCCTATGAATGCGGGTTCAACAGCCTGTCCAACTTCAACCGTTTTTTCCGGGAGATCAAACACATGACGCCGCGGGAATATATCCGTTCCCTGCCGGATTGATATTTTACCAACTTTCACACCGAAAAACCGAATACACTACTTTTTATTGAATTACCTTATGAAAGCACATTTCCTATTGCCAGTACTTACCCGGTGAATAACCGCGGTGCCGTGGTGGCTACCGGAAAGGTATACACGGAGATGGTTACGAAAAAGGAATTGCCGGTGCAGGCGGCGAATTATTATATGCCGGGGGGATTTGTAGCATATCGCCTGAAGGGGATATTGCGAGGCTGTTTTAATAGTAGTTGTCACCCGTTTTTATCCGGGTACCAGGCGGAGCAACATTTCGCGATGCGCAAGCCCGTCCAATTACTTTTGAGACAGCCTTTTCTTTGTATTGGGTAAGTTTATCCTATCGGGGAATCCAGGATAGCCTGTTCGAATGCGGCTTCGAGGGGCAAGTAGGGTGGCGGGCAAACGTTGCGGCCTACAATCTTGAAAGCACCGGCATCATTCAGCTGGATATGAAAACGCGCCTCCTTTCCTTCCCAGGGAACGTACACCTGGTACAGCTGCTTGTGTACGCAGTTCATCGTTACAAATCGGACGCGCACCGTTTCTCCGTTGACTTCAAACTCTTTATCGAAACTCCTGATTAACTTCCAGCCTAATGAACTCATGTGTCTTAAAATGAAGGACAAATGTAGCCAAAAAATGATTTTCCCGCCAAAACTTGCTTACTTAATCGTTTAAGCATATATTTATTTTATGAAGAAGAAAGTCTCGCTCAAGGACATTGCGCAGGAGGCCGGGGTATCCACGGCGCTCGTCTCCTACGTTATGACCAATAAGGAAGAGAAAGCCAGGGTGGGACGAGAAATGGCGCGCAAGATCCGCAAGATCGCGCAGAAACTCAATTATCAGCCCAATCACCTTGCCCGCAGCCTGAAAAGCGGCCGGTCGGATACCATCGGGCTGATCGTGGCCGACATTTCCAACCCCTTCTTCGGCCACATCGCCCGCACCATCGAAGATGAGGCCAAACAACACAACTACACCGTCATCTTCGGCAGTTCGGATGAGAACGTGGACAAATCCGGCGACCTGATCAACGCTTTGCTAAACCGGCAGGTCGATGGGCTGATCGTGATCCCGGCGGAAGGATCCGAACAACAAATCCGCCGGCTCAAAGAGCGGCATGTTCCGTTCGTGCTCATGGACCGCCCTTTCCCCGACGTAGACGCCAGCAGCATCAGCATCAACAACGCCGGGGCGGCTTACGAAGCTGTAAAACACCTGCTGCTTTCAGGCAGGAGGCGCGTTGGCATGATCGCCTACAAAACCGGGCTGCACCATATTGCGGAGCGCCGCAGTGGTTACACGCAAGCCCTCAGCGATTACGGCCTTGAAAAAGAAAAACGGATCAAACTTGCGCGGTATTCCCACCTCCGCGACGATATCCGCAAAGCGATCGACCAGCTTACCGGCGGCAAACATCCCGCGGATGCGCTGTTCTTCGCCACCAACAGCCTTGCCATCGAAGGGCTGCGGTATATCAGCGAGCTGGGAATCAGCGTGCCGGAGCAACTGGCCGTGGTGAGCTTCGACGAAAGCGAAGCCTTCGATCTATTCCACGCGCCTGTTACCTACATCCGGCAACCGATCCGGGAAATGGGCAAAGCGGCCGTGCGCCTGCTGCTGGAACAGATCCGCGACGGCGACAAGCCTACGGAAGCCATTTGCCTCGATGCGGAACTGATAGTGCGGCAATCGACCGCGAAAAAGTAAAATCGAATTCCACTGGTATGCCACGTGAACGAGGACAGCGAATGAAAGGGGCGCTTTATCGATCAAGCGAAAAACCTTCAAACAATACACATTATGAAAACACTGCTCCTTCTCTCCTTTTGCGCCTGCCTGGCACTTTTATCGGCAGCGCAACAGCCTTTCAACGGACTGGATATGAACATGGGCAACCTGCACCGCCTGTCCGACGCCAAAACCCGCTCCATTTCTCCTGAAAACTTCACCGGCGAGCCCGGCAAAGGCGGCATGGCCACGCTCGAACAGGGCAACGCCCGCAACGCCGCGCGCGACCTCGGCCAGGGCTGGAAAGTGAACCCCTACGTACACATCGAGCCCGGACAAACTTTCACCCTCGCCGAAATCAATGGCTCCGGCGCGATCCAGCACATCTGGATGACCCCTACCGGCAACTGGCGATATTCCATCCTCCGTTTTTATTGGGACGACGAAACCACGCCCAGCGTGGAAGTGCCCGTGGGAGATTTCTTCGGGATGGGCTGGGGAGAATATGCGCAACTCAGCTCGCTGGCGGTGACCGTGAATCCCGGCAGCGCCTTCAACTGCTACTGGACCATGCCCTTCCGCAAGAAGTGCAAAATCACCATGGAAAATATTAACACGGAAAGAATGACGCTGTATTACCAGGTTGACTATACGTTGACGCAGGTACCGGAAGACGCGGCCTACTTTCATGCGCAATTCCGCCGCAACAATCCCGTGAAAGACGCTGAATTCACGCTGGCAGACGGAATTAAAGGGAAAGGGCACTACGTAGGCACCTACATGGCCTGGGGCGTGAATAACAACGGCTGGTGGGGAGAGGGCGAGATTAAATTTTTCATGGACGGCGACAACAAGTTCCCGACCATTTGCGGCACCGGCACGGAAGATTACTTCTGCGGGTCTTACAACTTCGACAACAAAGGCAAATACCAGGAATTCACGACCCCATACGCGGGATTGCACCAGGTTATCCGTCCGGATGGATTGTATAAATCGCAGCAGCGCTTCGGGCTGTACCGCTGGCATATTATGGACCCGGTGCGCTTCGACAAGGATTTGAAAATTACCATCCAGGACCTGGGCTGGCGCAGTGGCGGGCGGTATCTCCCCCAGCAGTCGGACATCAGTTCGGTCGTGTTCTGGTACCAGCGCGAGCCGCATGCGCCATTCCCGAAGCTGCAGCCGAAAGACCAGCTGGAAGTGAATTGATTTGACATCGCAAACAAAGTTGACATTATGAATAATATTGGATTACAGTTGATAGGAAACGAATGGCGGGGTGAAGGCACCCCAAGCTTCCGCGCCTGGGCCCCCCAGCAACAGCAATGGCTGCCGCAGGAATTCCGGGAAAGCACACCGGATGAGATCAGCCAGGCGGTAACGCTGGCGGAGGAAGCGTTTCATGTTTACAAGAAAACCTCCGCCCGGGAGCGCGCCGCTTTCCTGAAGGCCATCGCCACCGGGCTGGAATCCCTCGGAGAAGGGCTCCTGAACACTGCATCAGAAGAAAGCGGCCTGCCGCTGGCGAGGCTGCAGGGCGAGCGCGACCGCACCACCAATCAGTTGCGGCTTTTCGCGGGCATGATCGAAGAGGGTTCGTGGGTCAATGCCCGCATCGACCGTGGCACGCCCGATATCCGGCAGATGCAGATCCCGCTTGGGCCGGTGGCCGTTTTCGGGGCGAGCAACTTCCCGCTGGCATTTTCCGTTGCCGGCGGCGATACCGCGGCAGCACTGGCCGCCGGCTGTCCCGTGATCTGCAAAGCCCATCCCGCACACCCGCACACCTCACACCTCGTGGCAGAAGTGATCCGCCAGGCTGCGCAATCCACCCGTATGCCCGAAGGCGTTTTCAGCCTGCTGCATGGCGCTACGGCAGACACCGGGCAGCGTATCGCGCAACATCCCCTGCTCCGCGCCATCGCGTTCACTGGGTCTTTCGGCGGCGGGAAAGCGCTTTACCAGACCGCTTCGCAACGGCCCGTGCCCATTCCCGTTTATGCGGAGATGGGCAGCGTGAATCCGGTTTTCGTATTACCCGAAATGTTACGCGTTAACGCGGAAGCTTTCGCCGCGCAATATCTCCAGTCGCTTACGCTCGGTGTGGGCCAGTTCTGCACCAATCCCGGCGTGCTGGTTGTTGCGGGCGACGCCGGTCCGCTGATGGCTGCCCTGCAGCAAGGGATCGCCCAGCTGAAGGCTGGCGTGATGCTTACGCCGGGCATCCTATCCGCTTACCAGTCAGGCTTGCAGCGGATGGCCGGGCAGGGCGCCCTGCCGGTAGGGAAAGCCCCGGAAGAAACCGGAAAAGCCGCGCCGGTCGTGATGCATACCGTATTCAGCAACGTTATCGGCAACCCGGCGATCCTGCATGAAGTGTTCGGCCCCGCCGGGTTGGTGGTGCAATGCAGCAACACCGATGAGCTGCACGCTTTTGCCGCCTCCCTGGAAGGCCAGCTGACCGCCACCATCCACGGCACACCCGCCGACCTCGAAGCGCATGCCGGGCTGGTGGATGTTCTACGCGAGAAAGCCGGCCGCCTCCTCGTCAACGGTTTCCCAACGGGCGTGGCGGTGAACCATGCGATGGTGCACGGCGGCCCCTGGCCCGCGGCAACGCCTGCTGCCGGTACGTCCGTGGGCACGGGGTCTATTTACCGTTTTACCCGGCCGGTATGCTTCCAGGATTTCCCGGAGGGCCTGCTGCCGGAAGCGCTCCGCAACGAAAACCCGCTCCGGATCTGGCGCCTGGCCAACGGAGACTGGTCGCGCGAGGCGCTTTCCTGATGATCCCGATTTATTTACCAAACCCTCATACCACACGTTATGGACCTTGGCTTACAGGACAAAATTATTATCGTAACCGGCGGCGCCAAAGGCATTGGCGCCGCCATTTCCGCCGTACTGGCGCAGGAAGGCGCTGTGCCCGTCATCATCGGCCGGAGCGAAACCGACAACCTGCAGCATCTTTCCCAAATTCAATCCATGGGCGGCAAAGGCTGGCAGGTAGCCGCGGAACTTACGGACCCGGAAGCCTGCAAACGCGCCGTGGAAGCCGTTGCGAAAAAATTCGGGCGGATCGACGGGCTCGTGAACAATGCCGGCATCAACGACGGCGTAGGGCTTGCTTCCGGATCGTACGAAGGATTCATGCAATCGCTGCACCGTAACCTCGTCCATTATTACCTGATGGCGCACCATGCATTGCCTTTGCTGAAAGAAAGCCGCGGTTCCATCGTCAACATCAGTTCCAAAACCGCGGAAACCGGCCAGGGTAACACCTCTGCCTATGCGGCGGCCAACGGCGGCAGGAACGCCCTCACCCGCGAATGGGCGGTGGAACTGCTGCCCTGGAGCATCCGCGTCAACGCCATTATCGTCGCGGAATCCTGGACTCCGCTGTATGAAAACTGGATCAATACTTTCGAAGACAGGGAAACCAAACTCAAAGGCATCGTATCCCGCATACCGCTGGAAAACAGGATGACCACGCCGGAAGAGATCGCAGGAATGGCCGCGTTCCTGCTTTCCTCCCAATCCAGCCATACCACCGGTCAGCTCATTCACGTAGATGGCGGGTACGTCCATCTCGACCGTGCATTACAATCTCCTCAACCTTAAATTCTCATGCGCCAGCAAACACTCCAGATTCATCCCGCCGACAACGTCATCGTAGCCCTGCAAGACGTTCCCAAAGGTGCGGCGTTAAGCGGCGTCACCGCGCTCCGCGACGTGTCCGCCAAACATAAACTGACGACAACATTCATCCCCAAAGACGGCGACATCATTATGTACGGCGTGCTCGTAGGGCATGCCAACGAAGACCTCCCGGCCGGGGAACTCATCACCACCGCCAACATCCGCCACGCATCCGGCAATTTCGGTGTTCGCACGGAGCGGCAAACCCAATGGAACCAACCGGATGTTGCGGCGTGGAAAGACCGCAGCTTCCTCGGGTACCACCGTACCGACGGCCGCGTAGGTACCGGCAATTACTGGATCATCCTGCCGCTGGTGTTCTGCGAAAACAGGAACGTGCAGCTGTTACACGAAACGCTGATCAAAGGGCTCGGCTATCATAAAGGCAATCCCTACGAAACCCTCCTGCACGAAATGCTTCACGGCAACGCAGGCGCTTCCGCGCACAACGGCGTCAATTCCCAGCGCCCCTTCCCTAATATTACCGGGATCAAACTGCTGACGCACACGATGGGCTGCGGTGGAACGAAAGACGACACCCGCGCCCTTTGCGGACTGCTGGCCGGTTACGTGACGCACCCCAACGTTGCGGGCGCCACAGTGCTGAGCCTGGGTTGCCAGAATGCGCAGATCAGCATGCTGCGAGAAGAAATTGAAAAAAGATCGCCGGGATACGACCGTCCGCTCGCGATCCTCGAACAGCAACAGGAAGGAACGGAAAAGGCATTGATGGAACAGGCCATGCGCCAGACGTTCGACGGCCTCGCAAAAGCCAACGCACAGGAGCGCCAGCCCGCGCCGCTCAGCAAACTGATCGTGGGCATGGAGTGCGGCGGCAGCGACGGGTTTTCAGGCATTTCCGCCAATCCGGCCGTGGGCAAGGTGGCCGACAGGATCGTGGCGCTTGGGGGATCGGTGATTCTATCCGAATTCCCGGAACTATGCGGCGTAGAGCAGGAACTCAGCGACCGCTGCACCAGTATGGAACTGGCGGAGAAATATACCGGCCTGATGAAAACATACGCCAGCCGCGCGGAAGCCGTGGGCTCGGGGTTCGATTCCAATCCATCCGCCGGCAACATCCGCGACGGTCTTATTACCGACGCTATCAAATCCGCCGGTGCAGCAAGGAAAGGAGGCTCCTCCCCTGTTACCGACGTGATCGATTATCCCGGGTGGGTACAGCGGCCGGGGCTGGCATTGCTCTGCACGCCCGGCAGCGATGTGGAATCCACCACGGCTGAAGTGGGCGCGCATGCGAACGTGGTGCTTTTTACCACCGGGCTTGGTACACCTACCGGCAACCCGGTAACGCCGGTTTTGAAGCTGTCCACCAATTCGCGCCTGGCGGCTAAAATGCCGGATATCATCGACCTCGATACCGGGCCGGTCATCAATGGCGACGAAACCCTCGACCAGGCGGCCGACCGGATCATGGAGCTGCTCATATATTCCGCCAGCGGCCATTACACCGCCAAAGCGCAGGTTTTGGAACAGGATGACTTCATCCCCTGGAAACGCGGCGTTTCCCTTTAACCTATAATCTAACCTTATGAAACCATTCTTCATGGCATGCTTACTTACCGCCGGGATCGCAGGCTGCCAGCCTTCTCCCGGCGACTCATCCGGAAAGCCCTCCAACTTCGGCGAAGACGCCGCTTTCCTCCGGCAGCATCTCAAAAACGTGGTGGTACTGCAACTCCCGGGCGACAGCAGCCGCGTGCTCGTTACCGGCGATTACCAGGCGCGTGTGATGACCAGTTCCGCAAACGGCGATACCGGCAACAGTTTCGGCTGGATCAATTACGACCTGGTGGCTTCCGGCAAGCTGGCGCCGCACATCAACGCCTTCGGCGGGGAAGAGCGCTTCTGGCTCGGGCCCGAAGGCGGCCAATACGCGCTGTTCTTCCCTCCAGGGAAGCCCTACACGTTCGACAACTGGCAAACGCCCGGGCTCATCGATACCGCACATTACGAAGTTCGGTCGGAAACGCCCGGCGAAGTATCGTACGCCTATGCCGGCAGCATTCAAAACCATGCGGGCTATACTTTTCACCTCGGAGTAGAGCGCACCATCCGCCTCCTCGACCGTCAGCACACCGGCGAAAGGCTTGGGTTCATCATACCTGACGGGCTGCGCAGCGTAGCGTATGAAACGGAAAACGTCATCACCAACGCAGGCGACAGCGCATGGCAGGAACAATCCGGACTCCCGAGCATCTGGCTGCTGGGCATGTTCAAACCTTCGGACCAGACGGCCGTGATTGCGCCTTTCCAGCCCGGCGCCGATGCGCGCGGCCAGATCACCGACGATTACTTCGGGAAAATACCCGTCCGCAACCTGCAGGTGAGCGACAGCGTGCTGCTCTTCCGTGCCGACGGGAATGCCCGCGGCAAGCTGGGCATCGCACCCGGCATCGCGAAACCGGGTGCGGGCAGCATCGACCTCGCCAACAATTCCATCACCGTGCTCCTTTACACGGTGGAACCGGAAGGGAAATATGTGAATTCGAAGTGGGAAGACCAGGCAGAACCTTACAAAGGCGATGCCGTGAACTGTTACAATGACGGTCCGTTGGAAGACGGCACGCAGATGGGACCATTCTATGAAGTGGAATCGTCTTCCGACGCGCGGGCGCTGAAGCCCGGGGAATCGCTGCGGTACCGGCAGGTCACGATGCACTTCGAAGGCGAGCCTCCGGCACTGCAAGCCCTCGCATCCCAATTGTGGCAACTTCCGCTGGATT
Above is a genomic segment from Chitinophaga pollutisoli containing:
- a CDS encoding glycoside hydrolase family 172 protein codes for the protein MKTLLLLSFCACLALLSAAQQPFNGLDMNMGNLHRLSDAKTRSISPENFTGEPGKGGMATLEQGNARNAARDLGQGWKVNPYVHIEPGQTFTLAEINGSGAIQHIWMTPTGNWRYSILRFYWDDETTPSVEVPVGDFFGMGWGEYAQLSSLAVTVNPGSAFNCYWTMPFRKKCKITMENINTERMTLYYQVDYTLTQVPEDAAYFHAQFRRNNPVKDAEFTLADGIKGKGHYVGTYMAWGVNNNGWWGEGEIKFFMDGDNKFPTICGTGTEDYFCGSYNFDNKGKYQEFTTPYAGLHQVIRPDGLYKSQQRFGLYRWHIMDPVRFDKDLKITIQDLGWRSGGRYLPQQSDISSVVFWYQREPHAPFPKLQPKDQLEVN
- a CDS encoding substrate-binding domain-containing protein codes for the protein MKKKVSLKDIAQEAGVSTALVSYVMTNKEEKARVGREMARKIRKIAQKLNYQPNHLARSLKSGRSDTIGLIVADISNPFFGHIARTIEDEAKQHNYTVIFGSSDENVDKSGDLINALLNRQVDGLIVIPAEGSEQQIRRLKERHVPFVLMDRPFPDVDASSISINNAGAAYEAVKHLLLSGRRRVGMIAYKTGLHHIAERRSGYTQALSDYGLEKEKRIKLARYSHLRDDIRKAIDQLTGGKHPADALFFATNSLAIEGLRYISELGISVPEQLAVVSFDESEAFDLFHAPVTYIRQPIREMGKAAVRLLLEQIRDGDKPTEAICLDAELIVRQSTAKK
- a CDS encoding SDR family oxidoreductase; this translates as MDLGLQDKIIIVTGGAKGIGAAISAVLAQEGAVPVIIGRSETDNLQHLSQIQSMGGKGWQVAAELTDPEACKRAVEAVAKKFGRIDGLVNNAGINDGVGLASGSYEGFMQSLHRNLVHYYLMAHHALPLLKESRGSIVNISSKTAETGQGNTSAYAAANGGRNALTREWAVELLPWSIRVNAIIVAESWTPLYENWINTFEDRETKLKGIVSRIPLENRMTTPEEIAGMAAFLLSSQSSHTTGQLIHVDGGYVHLDRALQSPQP
- a CDS encoding DUF6786 family protein; the protein is MKPFFMACLLTAGIAGCQPSPGDSSGKPSNFGEDAAFLRQHLKNVVVLQLPGDSSRVLVTGDYQARVMTSSANGDTGNSFGWINYDLVASGKLAPHINAFGGEERFWLGPEGGQYALFFPPGKPYTFDNWQTPGLIDTAHYEVRSETPGEVSYAYAGSIQNHAGYTFHLGVERTIRLLDRQHTGERLGFIIPDGLRSVAYETENVITNAGDSAWQEQSGLPSIWLLGMFKPSDQTAVIAPFQPGADARGQITDDYFGKIPVRNLQVSDSVLLFRADGNARGKLGIAPGIAKPGAGSIDLANNSITVLLYTVEPEGKYVNSKWEDQAEPYKGDAVNCYNDGPLEDGTQMGPFYEVESSSDARALKPGESLRYRQVTMHFEGEPPALQALASQLWQLPLDSVRQFLQQK
- a CDS encoding AraC family transcriptional regulator, translating into MKPVFTKIQEEAQMGVFAMREIDLPYFSTEFHFHKECQLVYVVESEGRRIIGDSVENFNSDELILLGPDIPHVWHNDNQYFDRNSYRHAKSVALFIQPEKLVSALSQFGLGRQAENLLKKSARGMKFSGQAKKSLKELLMQMTGQTPFAQLISFMRVLEILTRTREYELLASEGYVNTYQMKDNDRIDRVFKHVFENFKTDMQLDDVARMVNMNKQAFCRYFKGRTQKTFVQFVNEVRIGHACKLLAEGDLAISGLAYECGFNSLSNFNRFFREIKHMTPREYIRSLPD
- a CDS encoding altronate dehydratase family protein, yielding MRQQTLQIHPADNVIVALQDVPKGAALSGVTALRDVSAKHKLTTTFIPKDGDIIMYGVLVGHANEDLPAGELITTANIRHASGNFGVRTERQTQWNQPDVAAWKDRSFLGYHRTDGRVGTGNYWIILPLVFCENRNVQLLHETLIKGLGYHKGNPYETLLHEMLHGNAGASAHNGVNSQRPFPNITGIKLLTHTMGCGGTKDDTRALCGLLAGYVTHPNVAGATVLSLGCQNAQISMLREEIEKRSPGYDRPLAILEQQQEGTEKALMEQAMRQTFDGLAKANAQERQPAPLSKLIVGMECGGSDGFSGISANPAVGKVADRIVALGGSVILSEFPELCGVEQELSDRCTSMELAEKYTGLMKTYASRAEAVGSGFDSNPSAGNIRDGLITDAIKSAGAARKGGSSPVTDVIDYPGWVQRPGLALLCTPGSDVESTTAEVGAHANVVLFTTGLGTPTGNPVTPVLKLSTNSRLAAKMPDIIDLDTGPVINGDETLDQAADRIMELLIYSASGHYTAKAQVLEQDDFIPWKRGVSL
- a CDS encoding aldehyde dehydrogenase (NADP(+)), with amino-acid sequence MNNIGLQLIGNEWRGEGTPSFRAWAPQQQQWLPQEFRESTPDEISQAVTLAEEAFHVYKKTSARERAAFLKAIATGLESLGEGLLNTASEESGLPLARLQGERDRTTNQLRLFAGMIEEGSWVNARIDRGTPDIRQMQIPLGPVAVFGASNFPLAFSVAGGDTAAALAAGCPVICKAHPAHPHTSHLVAEVIRQAAQSTRMPEGVFSLLHGATADTGQRIAQHPLLRAIAFTGSFGGGKALYQTASQRPVPIPVYAEMGSVNPVFVLPEMLRVNAEAFAAQYLQSLTLGVGQFCTNPGVLVVAGDAGPLMAALQQGIAQLKAGVMLTPGILSAYQSGLQRMAGQGALPVGKAPEETGKAAPVVMHTVFSNVIGNPAILHEVFGPAGLVVQCSNTDELHAFAASLEGQLTATIHGTPADLEAHAGLVDVLREKAGRLLVNGFPTGVAVNHAMVHGGPWPAATPAAGTSVGTGSIYRFTRPVCFQDFPEGLLPEALRNENPLRIWRLANGDWSREALS